A portion of the Hoylesella buccalis ATCC 35310 genome contains these proteins:
- a CDS encoding glycoside hydrolase family 97 protein has translation MKKSLLLLLFPLITLGINAKQYKLVSPNGKLIVIVNNDKNLTYSLSLDGQQLIAPSQIALTLDQGKSFGENASVQSVKTTMSHGTINALFYKKKVVEDHYNQLALKFRQGFTLIFRAYDEGVAYRFVSDRKKEIIVKDEKAEFNFAKDWSSLVPYTSPNGSFENQFNNSFESTYTQGHLSQLKTDKLAFLPILVEADHGVKICVTEADLENYPGMYVNRTEGHALRGVFAKYPKEVRQEGHNKLQLFVKSRENYLVKATAKQQFPWRIINVSTDDRQLLDNDMVYRLASPSRISSTEWIKPGKVAWDWWNDWGLYKVPFKAGVNTQTYKAYIDFASKHGIEYVILDEGWAVNLQADLFQVVPEIDLKGIVDYGKQKNVGIILWAGYYAFARDMERVCRHYSDMGVKGFKIDFMDRDDAACVNFLYDAARMAAKYRMLVDFHGVFKPTGLQRTYPNVINFEGVKGQENTKWSSLESYNQVQYDVQIPFIRMLAGQMDYTQGAMLNSTKETFHPSNSNPMSQGTRCHQLAMYTIFFSPLNMLCDSPTHYEEEPECTEFIAKIPVVWDQSVALTSKVGEYVAMARRSGNTWYVGVINNWTARDLTIDLSPLGDIPTRAEAYFDGANATKFAQDYVKKTICIPSNKQLTVHLAPGGGFTMKMN, from the coding sequence ATGAAAAAATCATTACTCCTGCTGTTGTTCCCATTAATCACACTGGGAATCAATGCGAAACAGTATAAATTGGTTTCGCCCAATGGTAAACTTATCGTTATAGTGAATAACGACAAGAATCTTACCTACTCCCTGTCGCTCGATGGGCAACAACTCATTGCTCCATCCCAAATAGCCCTGACCCTTGATCAAGGAAAATCGTTTGGCGAAAACGCTTCTGTACAGTCTGTAAAGACCACTATGAGCCATGGAACCATCAACGCCTTGTTTTACAAAAAGAAGGTTGTTGAGGATCATTATAACCAATTGGCATTGAAATTCAGACAAGGATTCACCTTAATATTTCGAGCATACGATGAGGGTGTAGCCTACAGGTTCGTTTCTGATCGGAAGAAAGAGATTATCGTCAAGGACGAAAAGGCCGAGTTCAACTTTGCCAAGGATTGGTCGTCCCTAGTACCTTATACAAGTCCTAACGGCAGTTTTGAAAACCAATTCAACAATTCTTTCGAAAGTACTTATACCCAGGGACACCTCTCTCAACTCAAAACGGATAAGTTAGCGTTCTTGCCTATCTTGGTGGAAGCTGACCATGGCGTGAAAATTTGCGTGACCGAGGCCGATTTGGAGAACTATCCCGGCATGTACGTCAATCGCACGGAGGGCCATGCCCTGCGTGGTGTCTTTGCCAAATACCCCAAAGAAGTTAGGCAAGAAGGCCATAACAAGCTGCAACTCTTTGTGAAAAGTCGCGAAAACTACCTTGTCAAGGCCACGGCGAAACAACAATTCCCATGGCGCATCATCAATGTGTCTACGGATGATCGCCAACTTCTGGACAATGACATGGTGTATCGCCTGGCCTCCCCATCACGGATTTCTTCCACAGAGTGGATTAAACCTGGTAAGGTAGCATGGGATTGGTGGAACGACTGGGGACTATATAAGGTGCCGTTCAAGGCTGGCGTTAATACGCAAACCTACAAGGCCTATATAGATTTTGCCAGCAAGCATGGCATCGAGTATGTGATTTTGGACGAAGGGTGGGCCGTCAATCTGCAGGCAGACCTCTTCCAAGTGGTACCCGAAATAGATTTGAAGGGCATTGTTGATTATGGAAAACAGAAGAATGTAGGCATTATTCTGTGGGCAGGCTATTATGCATTTGCACGCGACATGGAGCGAGTTTGCCGCCATTACAGTGACATGGGTGTCAAAGGATTCAAGATTGATTTCATGGATCGCGACGATGCAGCCTGTGTCAATTTTCTCTACGACGCTGCCCGAATGGCTGCGAAATATCGTATGCTGGTGGATTTTCACGGAGTCTTCAAACCCACAGGACTGCAAAGAACTTATCCGAACGTCATCAACTTTGAAGGTGTTAAGGGACAAGAGAACACCAAATGGTCGTCCCTGGAATCCTACAATCAAGTGCAATATGACGTACAAATCCCATTCATCCGTATGCTGGCCGGGCAGATGGACTACACGCAGGGTGCCATGTTGAACAGTACCAAGGAAACTTTTCATCCCTCTAACAGCAACCCCATGAGTCAGGGAACCCGCTGTCATCAGTTGGCCATGTACACCATATTCTTCTCTCCGCTCAACATGCTTTGTGACAGTCCGACACATTACGAAGAAGAACCCGAATGTACAGAATTCATTGCCAAGATTCCTGTGGTATGGGATCAATCAGTAGCCTTGACCAGCAAGGTGGGTGAGTATGTGGCCATGGCGCGCCGAAGCGGTAATACCTGGTATGTTGGCGTTATCAACAATTGGACAGCCCGCGACCTCACAATCGACCTATCTCCGTTGGGTGACATTCCTACCCGTGCGGAAGCCTATTTTGATGGCGCCAATGCCACCAAGTTCGCGCAAGATTATGTGAAGAAAACCATCTGCATCCCATCCAACAAACAGCTCACCGTGCACCTGGCTCCAGGTGGTGGCTTCACTATGAAAATGAATTAA
- a CDS encoding ribonucleoside-diphosphate reductase subunit alpha yields MDITKRNGSTEQYDKEKIATAIKKSFISTKHEIDDATIYQMVQSVEDIVCTNHIKQNVESIQDEVEKALMKNGYYAEAKSFILFRWQRTEIRRTYRRIAEDLQDEHITEVLKNIAADFTDKEYSILLLIDKYASFSKAGMTATERMDALIKAAVELTTQEAPEWEFIAARLLNYQLNKRIARFEDSEGLMSLYDKMKFLTDRNLYGAYILQQYSKAEIEQAAIFMDASRNHLLNYSGLELLIKRYVIRNFDNSPIESVQEMFLGIALHLAMNEPQDRMTWVQRFYNMLSKLQVTMATPTLSNARKPFHQLSSCFIDTVPDSLEGIYRSIDNFAQVSKFGGGMGLYFGKVRAAGGRIRGFKGAAGGVIRWMKLVNDTAVAVDQLGVRQGAVAVYLDVWHKDLPEFLQLRTNNGDDRMKAHDIFPAICYPDLFWKMAEENLNQDWYMFCPNEVMTAKGYNLEDYYGEEWEKRYWDCVADTSISRRIMPIKEIVRLILRSAVETGTPFTFNRDTVNRANPNHHKGIIYCSNLCTEIAQNMSQIEEVSNEIRTEEGDTVVVRTVKPGDFVVCNLASLSLGHLKLEDETEMKEVVSSVVRALDNVIDLNFYPLPFAKITNRTYRSIGLGVSGYHHALAIRGIKWESEEHLSFVDKVFERINRLAIEASSDIAKQKGSYKYFEGSDWQTGEYFTKRQYTSPQWKALAKKVSQQGMRNAYLLAIAPTSSTSIIAATTAGVDPVMKRFFLEEKKGAMLPRVAPSLSDKTYWVYKSAYLIDQSWSMRAAGIRQKHIDQAQSVNLYITNNYTMRQLLGLYTLAWHCGVKTIYYIRSKSLEVEECESCAS; encoded by the coding sequence ATGGATATTACTAAGCGTAACGGCTCAACTGAGCAATATGACAAAGAGAAGATTGCTACGGCCATTAAGAAGAGCTTTATCAGTACGAAACACGAGATAGACGATGCCACCATCTACCAAATGGTACAATCGGTAGAAGATATTGTTTGTACCAACCACATCAAGCAAAACGTGGAGAGCATTCAGGATGAGGTGGAAAAGGCGCTGATGAAAAACGGTTATTACGCCGAAGCAAAGAGTTTTATCCTGTTCAGATGGCAGCGAACCGAGATACGCCGTACCTACAGACGCATCGCCGAGGATTTGCAAGACGAGCATATCACAGAGGTATTGAAAAACATTGCCGCAGACTTTACAGACAAAGAATATAGTATATTGCTGCTCATTGACAAGTATGCCAGCTTCAGCAAGGCGGGTATGACCGCCACTGAACGCATGGACGCACTTATCAAGGCAGCAGTAGAGCTTACCACACAAGAGGCTCCTGAATGGGAATTCATTGCGGCCCGACTGCTCAATTACCAACTCAACAAACGCATCGCACGCTTTGAAGACAGTGAGGGACTGATGTCACTGTATGACAAGATGAAGTTCTTGACAGACAGAAACCTATATGGCGCATATATCTTACAACAATACAGCAAAGCCGAAATAGAACAAGCGGCAATATTTATGGATGCCAGTCGCAACCACTTGCTCAACTACTCGGGACTGGAACTGCTCATCAAACGCTATGTGATTCGTAATTTTGATAACAGTCCCATTGAGAGTGTGCAAGAAATGTTCTTGGGAATAGCCTTGCATTTGGCGATGAATGAACCGCAAGACCGCATGACGTGGGTGCAACGCTTTTACAACATGCTGAGCAAGCTACAAGTAACCATGGCAACCCCCACCCTTTCCAATGCGCGCAAACCGTTTCACCAACTGTCAAGTTGTTTCATTGATACCGTTCCCGACAGTTTGGAAGGCATTTACCGAAGCATAGACAACTTTGCGCAAGTGAGCAAGTTTGGCGGTGGTATGGGTCTCTACTTTGGTAAAGTGCGCGCTGCTGGCGGCAGGATAAGAGGCTTCAAGGGTGCCGCAGGTGGCGTTATTCGTTGGATGAAATTAGTAAACGACACGGCCGTTGCCGTCGATCAGTTAGGCGTTAGACAGGGTGCGGTGGCTGTATATTTAGATGTATGGCATAAGGATTTACCCGAATTCCTACAACTTCGCACCAACAATGGCGATGACAGGATGAAGGCACACGACATTTTTCCCGCCATCTGTTACCCCGATTTGTTTTGGAAAATGGCGGAAGAAAACCTCAACCAAGACTGGTATATGTTCTGTCCCAATGAGGTGATGACCGCTAAAGGGTATAACTTGGAAGACTATTATGGTGAGGAATGGGAGAAACGCTATTGGGATTGCGTGGCAGACACCTCCATCTCTCGGCGCATCATGCCCATTAAAGAGATTGTACGTCTTATCCTTCGGTCGGCTGTGGAGACAGGTACTCCCTTCACCTTTAACAGAGACACGGTGAACAGAGCCAACCCCAACCACCACAAAGGCATCATTTACTGCTCTAACCTCTGCACGGAGATAGCACAAAACATGTCGCAGATAGAGGAAGTGTCAAACGAGATACGCACCGAAGAGGGCGACACCGTAGTGGTAAGAACCGTGAAACCAGGCGACTTTGTGGTGTGCAACCTTGCCAGTTTGTCGTTGGGACACCTGAAACTGGAAGACGAAACAGAGATGAAGGAGGTGGTATCAAGTGTGGTAAGAGCCTTGGACAATGTGATAGACCTGAACTTTTACCCTCTTCCTTTCGCAAAAATCACCAATCGCACCTATCGAAGCATTGGCTTGGGCGTGAGTGGTTATCATCATGCGCTGGCCATAAGGGGCATCAAATGGGAAAGCGAAGAGCATCTGTCGTTCGTAGACAAAGTGTTTGAGCGCATCAATCGTCTGGCTATTGAAGCCAGTTCGGACATTGCAAAGCAAAAGGGAAGCTACAAATACTTTGAGGGTAGCGACTGGCAAACAGGCGAGTACTTCACCAAGCGACAATATACATCGCCCCAATGGAAAGCACTTGCCAAGAAAGTAAGTCAGCAGGGCATGCGCAACGCCTACCTCTTAGCCATCGCACCCACCAGCAGTACCAGCATCATCGCAGCCACCACGGCAGGCGTAGACCCTGTGATGAAACGGTTCTTCTTAGAAGAAAAGAAGGGTGCCATGCTGCCTCGAGTAGCTCCAAGCTTATCGGATAAAACCTATTGGGTGTACAAAAGCGCATACCTGATAGACCAATCGTGGAGCATGAGAGCGGCGGGAATAAGACAGAAACACATTGACCAAGCACAAAGTGTCAACCTATACATCACCAATAATTATACCATGCGGCAACTGTTGGGACTGTACACCTTGGCTTGGCACTGTGGTGTGAAAACTATCTACTATATCCGAAGTAAATCGTTAGAGGTGGAAGAGTGTGAAAGCTGCGCCTCATAA